The Phoenix dactylifera cultivar Barhee BC4 chromosome 9, palm_55x_up_171113_PBpolish2nd_filt_p, whole genome shotgun sequence genome window below encodes:
- the LOC103701885 gene encoding pentatricopeptide repeat-containing protein At4g19890, whose product MPFFRRIPSLRSLPLISFPNPIPRPFSQAHTFPLPNPQPSPLLQIPPLEITKPSHGGIGSQSVTIDGICRLVSQCFDDGDKKLRSFRLDVTAEQAVAAAALLAEREGSMVALSFFHWAIVRPEFRQFMRFYITVASSLVGRGNLEKAQEVMRCMITSFSEIGKLKEAVEMLFDMRSLGLPLSVHTLNLALRIAVESGSIAYAYQLFVEMPVNGVFPNTCSFKTMIAAYCREGRVADVEKLLRAMDGKGFRVDNATCTSIVEAFCHKGRFGWVFALFEKMSEMGLAPNVINYTALINGLCKKGSVKQAFQVLEEMVGKGLKPNVYTHTSLIDGLCKIGWTERAFRLFLKLVRSDSYKPNVRTYTAMIAGYCKENKLNRAEMLLARMSEQGLAPNTNTYTTLIDGHAKEGNLDRAYELMDQMKRQGYLPNVCTYNAVIDGLCKKGRVREAYRMLQEGLNQGLQLDKFTYTILISEHCKRGQTARALKLFDRMVGAGCQPDIHTYTTLISAFCKQKRMDESERLFERCLGLELVPTKQTYTSMISGYCRVGKASSALRVFEKMIQNGCVADSVAYAALISGLCKDCRLEEARALYEAMLDKGLVPCEVSRITLAYEYCKRDKTDAAMSVLERLEKKQWVQTANILIRKLSSEAKVDAACLFFSKLLDEHCNVDRITYAAFLNACYDNDRYSVASNLSERISKGIVGFGGENGVGVT is encoded by the coding sequence ATGCCCTTCTTCCGCCGCATTCCCTCCCTTCGTTCCCTCCCCCTCATCTCCTTCCCCAATCCAATCCCCCGCCCGTTCTCCCAAGCTCACACTTTCCCACTCCCAAACCCCCAACCCTCCCCGCTTCTCCAAATCCCACCTCTCGAAATCACCAAGCCAAGCCATGGCGGAATCGGATCCCAATCCGTCACCATCGACGGAATCTGCCGTCTGGTCTCTCAATGCTTCGACGACGGCGACAAAAAGCTTCGGTCTTTCCGACTTGATGTGACCGCAGAACAAGCGGTGGCCGCCGCCGCCCTCCTCGCAGAGCGAGAAGGCTCGATGGTGGCGCTAAGCTTCTTCCACTGGGCTATCGTCCGCCCGGAATTCAGGCAATTCATGCGGTTCTACATCACGGTggcgagctcgttggtcggtagGGGGAATTTGGAGAAGGCCCAAGAGGTCATGAGATGCATGATTACGAGCTTTTCCGAGATCGGGAAGCTGAAGGAAGCTGTGGAGATGTTGTTCGACATGCGGAGCCTGGGGCTGCCCCTCAGCGTCCACACCTTAAATTTGGCGCTTAGAATTGCTGTTGAGTCTGGCTCGATAGCATATGCTTACCAATTGTTCGTGGAAATGCCGGTAAATGGCGTCTTTCCGAATACTTGCAGTTTCAAGACAATGATTGCCGCCTACTGTCGAGAGGGCCGTGTTGCCGATGTCGAGAAGCTGTTGAGAGCGATGGATGGGAAAGGTTTCcgtgtagataatgcaacctgCACTTCGATTGTGGAAGCGTTTTGCCACAAGGGTCGCTTTGGCTGGGTTTTCGCTCTCTTTGAGAAGATGTCAGAGATGGGCCTGGCTCCAAACGTCATCAATTACACCGCTTTGATAAATGGGTTGTGCAAGAAGGGAAGCGTGAAGCAAGCATTTCAAGTGTTGGAGGAGATGGTTGGGAAGGGGCTGAAGCCAAATGTTTATACCCACACTTCATTGATCGATGGGCTGTGCAAGATTGGGTGGACTGAGCGAGCGTTCCGGCTGTTTCTGAAGCTTGTTCGGAGCGACTCATACAAACCAAATGTGCGAACTTACACTGCAATGATTGCAGGGTATTGTAAAGAAAACAAGCTTAATCGAGCTGAGATGTTGTTGGCGAGGATGTCTGAACAGGGGCTGGCACCAAACACTAACACGTACACTACTCTGATCGATGGGCATGCTAAAGAGGGAAATTTGGATCGAGCTTATGAGCTGATGGACCAAATGAAGAGACAGGGTTATCTTCCAAATGTTTGTACATACAATGCGGTCATTGATGGGCTCTGCAAGAAAGGAAGGGTTAGAGAGGCTTACAGGATGCTTCAAGAAGGATTGAATCAGGGTTTGCAGCTGGATAAATTCACTTACACTATTCTTATAAGCGAGCACTGCAAGCGAGGCCAGACTGCTCGTGCTCTAAAATTGTTTGATCGGATGGTTGGAGCCGGTTGCCAACCGGATATTCATACATATACCACCTTGATCTCTGCAttctgcaagcaaaagaggatgGATGAGAGTGAGAGGCTCTTTGAGCGATGTCTTGGTTTGGAGTTGGTTCCAACGAAGCAAACTTATACGTCAATGATAAGTGGTTATTGCAGGGTTGGAAAAGCAAGCTCTGCTTTGAGAGTCTTTGAGAAGATGATCCAGAATGGATGTGTAGCTGATTCAGTTGCATATGCTGCTTTGATAAGTGGGCTTTGCAAAGACTGTAGACTAGAGGAGGCACGAGCACTATATGAGGCCATGTTAGATAAAGGTCTGGTTCCATGCGAGGTCAGTCGCATTACATTAGCATATGAGTACTGTAAGAGAGACAAAACTGATGCTGCTATGTCCGTGTTGGAGAGGCTAGAAAAGAAGCAGTGGGTCCAGACAGCCAATATCCTAATAAGAAAGCTCAGTTCCGAAGCGAAGGTTGATGCAGCTTGTTTGTTTTTCAGCAAACTGTTGGATGAACATTGCAATGTTGACCGCATAACTTATGCTGCATTCCTAAATGCATGCTATGACAATGATAGATATTCTGTTGCCTCCAATCTTTCTGAGAGGATTTCCAAGGGAATTGTTGGCTTTGGCGGAGAAAATGGTGTTGGAGTAACTTGA
- the LOC103701757 gene encoding uncharacterized protein LOC103701757, whose amino-acid sequence MVSLQAALSLEENLCLNLETQLSKKRKREDGDFFAKEPDLLKSNDPKPDLELHLDTPSPLEWQRCLDIQSGGQIHFYNTMTNKRASKNPRGSSEPPTSCPSLDLELNNLTFEPPRSHINGEERAKQDSCGSWCNSKDSSGRMLKSLSWFSFDADQPAEMVAAVCMRCHMLVVMCKATLTCPSCKFVHPPNRSSSALVKPGFELLLCED is encoded by the exons ATGGTGTCCTTGCAAGCAGCCCTTTCCCTGGAGGAAAACTTATGCCTCAACCTCGAGACCCAGCTatcgaagaaaaggaagagggagGACGGCGACTTCTTTGCAAAGGAGCCCGACTTGTTAAAGTCCAATGATCCGAAACCCGACCTCGAGCTCCACCTTGACACTCCCTCGCCCTTGGAATGGCAACGATGCCTTGATATCCAG TCAGGTGGCCAGATACACTTCTACAACACCATGACAAACAAAAGGGCCTCCAAGAATCCTAGAGGAAGCTCGGAGCCACCGACTTCATGCCCAAGCCTGGACCTTGAGCTCAATAACCTCACGTTTGAGCCCCCGAGAAGCCACAtcaatggagaagagagagCAAAGCAGGACTCTTGCGGCAGCTGGTGCAATTCCAAGGATAGTTCTGGCAGGATGTTGAAGTCCTTGTCCTGGTTCTCTTTTGATGCCGATCAGCCGGCCGAGATGGTTGCTGCTGTGTGCATGCGGTGCCACATGCTGGTCGTGATGTGCAAGGCCACTCTAACGTGCCCGAGTTGCAAATTTGTGCACCCACCAAACCGCAGCTCGTCCGCGTTGGTTAAGCCGGGGTTTGAGCTTTTACTTTGCGAGGATTAA
- the LOC103701760 gene encoding probable mitochondrial adenine nucleotide transporter BTL3: protein MPGLEVWFRDVLPSRIPFPAEDPALIVAGGLFLDSSVPNSLVSSISVANPAASAVRLVASRPKHFVLGLFRWGRADGVGFLSVKKNKFRAQGAGAGAMNTIKHLWAGAGAAMVSRTFVAPLERLKLEYIVRGEQMNLFALIHKIGTTQGLKGFWKGNFVNILRTAPFKAVNFYAYDTYGKQLLKMSGNEETTNFERFLAGAAAGITATILCLPMDTIRTKMLAPGGEALGGVICVFRHMVQTEGFFSLYKGLVPALISMAPSGAVFYGVYDILKSAYLHSPEGKRRISLMKQQQGKDVNALDQLEVGPMRTLLYGAIAGACAQAATYPFEVVRRQLQMQVQATKLNAFATSVKIVEQGGIPALYAGLIPSLLQVLPSAAISYFVYAFMKIVLEVE from the exons ATGCCGGGGCTGGAGGTCTGGTTCCGCGACGTCCTCCCCTCCCGGATTCCCTTCCCCGCCGAGGACCCCGCGCTCATCGTGGCGGGAGGGCTCTTCCTCGATTCCTCCGTCCCCAACTCCCTCGTCTCCTCGATCTCGGTCGCGAATCCGGCGGCCTCGGCTGTTAGATTGGTTGCTTCTCGCCCGAAGCATTTCGTTCTGGGGCTATTCCGGTGGGGGAGGGCCGATGGTGTTGGGTTCTTGtcggtgaagaagaacaagTTTAGAGCTCAGGGCGCAGGAGCTGGTGCCATGAACACCATCAAGCATCTGTGGGCGGGGGCTGGGGCTGCAATGGTTTCGAG AACCTTTGTTGCTCCTCTTGAGAGACTAAAGTTGGAGTATATAGTTCGTGGCGAACAGATGAATTTATTTGCGCTTATCCATAAAATTGGAACCACACAAGGTTTGAAAGGCTTCTGGAAGGGCAATTTTGTCAACATTCTTCGTACTGCTCCATTTAAGGCAGTAAATTTCTATGCATATGATACATATGGGAAACAACTTCTCAAAATGTCTGGAAATGAAGAAACAACAAATTTTGAAAGGTTCCTTGCAGGTGCTGCAGCTGGCATCACTGCTACAATACTATGTCTGCCAATGGACACG atccgtACAAAGATGTTAGCACCTGGAGGGGAAGCTTTAGGTGGTGTTATTTGTGTTTTCCGTCACATGGTGCAAACTGAAGGGTTCTTTTCTCTTTACAAGGGATTAGTACCTGCTCTTATTAGCATGGCCCCTTCTGGTGCAGTTTTCTATGGTGTTTATGATATATTGAAGTCAGCTTATCTTCATTCACCTGAAGGAAAGAGGAGGATATCTCTAATGAAGCAACAGCAAGGTAAAGATGTGAATGCCTTGGATCAACTAGAGGTGGGTCCTATGAGGACCTTACTGTATGGGGCCATTGCCGGTGCTTGTGCTCAGGCTGCCACTTATCCTTTTGAAGTGGTCAGGCGACAACTACAAATGCAGGTTCAAGCAACAAAACTCAATGCTTTTGCTACGTCTGTGAAAATAGTCGAGCAAGGGGGAATCCCTGCTCTCTATGCTGGCCTGATTCCCAGCTTGTTACAG GTTTTGCCCTCTGCAGCCATTAGTTACTTTGTATACGCGTTCATGAAGATAGTTCTGGAAGTAGAATGA